The following are from one region of the Sphingomonas oryzagri genome:
- a CDS encoding SDR family oxidoreductase, giving the protein MRVFLTGATGFIGSRVVPELLAAGHEVIGLTRSDEGARSLAEAGAGVHRGTLEDPDSLRAGAAKADAVIHTAFDHDFSRFVENCEKDRRVITALGEELKGSSRPLIITSGTGMGDTGRSNLALETVFNLDHPNPRSASELAGHAVGETGVDVRVVRLPQVHDTHRQGLISPLIQISREKGLVAYVGEGLNRWPAAHVLDVAQLYRLVLDKGEAGGRYNAVDEEGIPARSIAETLGEGLGLPVRSLTREEAPAHFGWMAMFADLDMAASSALTRERLGWRPTGPSMIEDLRAMDYSAV; this is encoded by the coding sequence ATGCGTGTTTTCCTGACGGGCGCGACCGGCTTTATCGGCTCGCGCGTGGTGCCGGAACTGCTGGCGGCCGGACATGAGGTGATCGGCCTCACCCGCTCAGACGAAGGTGCGCGGTCGTTGGCCGAGGCCGGCGCCGGGGTGCATCGCGGTACGCTGGAGGATCCCGACAGCCTGCGCGCAGGCGCGGCGAAGGCGGATGCGGTGATCCACACGGCGTTCGATCACGATTTCAGCCGCTTCGTCGAGAATTGCGAGAAGGACCGGCGGGTGATCACCGCGCTGGGCGAGGAACTGAAGGGTTCGTCGCGTCCGCTGATCATTACCTCCGGCACCGGCATGGGCGATACCGGCCGCAGCAATCTCGCGCTCGAGACGGTGTTCAACCTGGATCACCCCAATCCCCGCAGTGCATCGGAACTGGCCGGCCATGCGGTGGGCGAAACCGGCGTCGATGTCCGCGTCGTGCGGCTTCCGCAGGTGCACGACACGCATCGGCAGGGTCTGATCAGCCCGCTCATCCAGATCAGCCGCGAGAAGGGGCTGGTCGCCTATGTCGGCGAAGGGCTCAACCGCTGGCCGGCGGCGCACGTGCTCGACGTCGCCCAACTCTATCGCCTTGTGCTCGACAAAGGCGAGGCTGGCGGGCGCTACAACGCCGTCGACGAAGAGGGCATCCCCGCGCGCAGCATCGCCGAGACGCTTGGTGAGGGCCTCGGCCTGCCGGTCCGTTCGCTGACGCGGGAGGAGGCTCCGGCCCATTTCGGCTGGATGGCGATGTTCGCCGATCTCGACATGGCAGCATCGAGCGCACTCACCCGCGAGCGGCTCGGCTGGCGGCCGACCGGGCCGAGCATGATCGAGGATCTCAGGGCGATGGATTACTCGGCCGTCTAA